In a single window of the Bacillus clarus genome:
- a CDS encoding GNAT family N-acetyltransferase, with protein MHKLHFKKFEAIDFKHYFQLVSNEQVMAQITERTIPLEEAQSDYERLLKRNETHKLFGSYKVYDCATNEFIGLGHVTVNKDDKNEAELGYMILSEHWGKRYGSTIAKELIEIAKQTKANTLKAIIDPNNIPSRKILINLGFTSEKVCEIDGLPGEILSKSI; from the coding sequence ATGCATAAGCTACATTTCAAAAAATTTGAAGCAATAGATTTTAAGCACTACTTCCAACTCGTATCAAATGAACAAGTCATGGCACAAATTACCGAGCGTACCATTCCATTAGAAGAAGCACAAAGCGACTATGAAAGATTATTAAAACGCAATGAAACACATAAACTATTTGGATCTTACAAAGTTTATGACTGTGCTACGAATGAATTTATCGGACTTGGGCATGTAACAGTAAATAAGGATGATAAAAATGAAGCTGAACTTGGCTATATGATTTTGTCAGAGCATTGGGGAAAAAGGTATGGTAGTACTATCGCAAAGGAATTAATCGAAATAGCAAAACAAACAAAAGCAAACACGCTAAAAGCGATTATTGATCCTAATAATATCCCCTCTCGTAAAATATTAATTAACCTCGGTTTTACATCTGAGAAAGTTTGTGAGATTGATGGACTTCCTGGAGAAATCTTAAGTAAGTCTATTTAA